One Streptomonospora salina genomic window, TCGTGGATGAGGCCGAGCAGGATGTGCTCTGTACCAATGTAGTTGTGGTTGAGCATCCTGGCCTCTTCCTGGGCCAGGACCACCACGCGCCGTGCGCGGTCGGTAAACCTCTCGAACATGTCTCGTCGCTCCTCACAGAGCGGTCAGGCAGGGACGGAAGTTCCGACCCTCGCTTTCCGCATTTCGGCCCCTCAGGGGAAAGCCCCGTGGAGGCGCTGCCGCACCGGTCCACCAAGCGGCCGACCTCGCGGCGCGCCCGACGAACACATCCGCACGGGAGGAAGCTGCCCGCCTCCCGTGCCGGAGACTTTCCCCGACGATAGGGCGTTCATCCTCATCCAACTACCTATCGGGGGGTCAGTGTTCCGGCTACGCCGCAAGCGAACGGCCCGTGCACCCTGGTATATCGAGGGCACACGGGCCGTGAACACGCATTCGCGCGCGGATTTGCTCTGAGCGAACACCGGCCGCCGACGGCCGGCCCGGCAGTAATGGCCTTGCGCGGGTCTCCCGGGTCCGAAAGAGCTCCGCGCAACCGCCACTCGCACACCGGCGCCGGCCTGCGGGGTCAGCGCTGGGCTGCCTCGAACTCGGCGACGATCGCCGCCGGGATCCGGCCGCGCTCGTTGACCTGCTTTCCCGCTGCCTTCGCCCACGCGCGGATCTCGGCGCTGCGCTCACGGCTGGGGGCATTGCGCTGCTGACGCTTGCCGCCGCGCCCGGTCGTCTTGGACGGAGCCTTGCGGGCCGCCTCGACGTAGGGAGCCAGGGCCTCGCGCAGCTTGGTGGCGTTGTCGCCGCTGAGGTCGATTTCGTAGGAGGAACCGTCGACCCCGAACGAAACGGTCTCCTCGGCCTCCCCGCCGTCCAGATCGTCGACGAGAAGCACCTGAACCTTTTGTGCCATAGATAGAACCTTTCCAGCAGAGCGGTGCGATGGCACCTGAATATAAAGCTATCCCGGAAGAACGCTGAAGACAATTCTCCGCGCGACCGAAAACCCGGACACCCTATGCCCGGACCGCGAGCGGGCAGTAAATCCCGACTCGACGGCCGATACACACCGGCCGCCTGCCCGGAGCCCGTGCCGTTAACGCCCCGTACGCACCGCTTCCATTCGCGCGCAGCCGGTTAGCCGTCGGCCCGGTCCGTGCCATCGCCGGGAAGTTCCGGTCCAGAACCTTCTGCGCCCTTTGCCCTGTCTTCGGCCGCGGCGCCGTCCGTATCGGGACGCGACACGGCCGCGGTGCTCGCAGTTCCCCTGCCGGATGCAGTACTCGCGTCAGCCTCGCTCACGAGTCGCCCGTCCGACGTTCTGGGCGCCATCTCCTTGCGAAGGAGCTTCACCACGAACGTGCAGAAGACGGCGGCGACCACGGCCGGGGGAAGCAGCGCCGCCAAAACGTCCCCCATCGAGCGCACACCCTTCCTTGATGTCACTTTATGCAGCAATTACCCCACGGAGGGACGCCGTCGACTGGGATCGGCGGCCGGCCGCGGTACCCGCTCTTTCGACGGGAGCTGACTCCGACATCATAGACACCGTTCGTACCTGCACGTCCCCTACCCCGCAGGATGGGTTTAACCGGTTCCGAAAGCCCGTCGCATAAGGGCTTCCGGGTGTGTCGCGGGCGCGGCGGAGCCCCGCGCCCGAGTCGGCCGCAACCGAATCGCCATTGAAAAGACGGCGCTTCGTGGCCCGGCGCCGCCGAGATTGGATCCGCCCGCGGAGCGGGCATATCGATCGACGCCCCGGGGAGCGAAGGCGGCGAAGAAGCCCTGGATACCGCCTCGGAGATCTCCCGCAATCCACACATTACCGGGCCCGATACGGCTCTCCCGCCCGGGTCCGCATACGCTTCGAAGGCGCGCGGGGTTTGTGGGACCGTGGCCCCCGACCGCGCGCGAGTCCGGCGTCGACGGCCGCGAGCCGGCGCAGCTCCCCCGCGTTTGCCTGCACGCGGACGGTCACTGTGGGCATTGAGAGGACCTCACCGTGGAGTTCCACGCAGATCTGCATATTCACTCCAAGTACTCCCGGGCGTGCAGCAAGGATTGCGACCTGGAGCATCTGGCGTGGTGGGCCGCACGCAAGGGCATCGCAGTCGTCGGCACCGGTGATTTCACTCACCCCGCCTGGCGCGAGCAGCTGCGCACCAAACTCGTGCCCGCCGAGCCGGGGCTGTTCCGGTTGAGCCCGGATATCGAGGCCGAGGTCCTGCGCACTCTGCCGCCCGCCTGCCGGAATGCCGTGCGCTTCATGCTGTCCGTAGAGATCTCCACCATCTATAAGCGGGGCGAACGGACCCGAAAGGTGCACCATTTGCTCTACGCCCCCACGATGGAGGCGGCCGAGGCCATCACCGCCGATTTGGCCCGGATCGGCAATCTCGCCTCGGACGGGCGCCCCATCCTGGGCTTGGATTCGCGCGACCTGCTGGAGATCACCCTCGCCAGCGACCCGGCCAGCTATCTCGTGCCCGCCCACGTGTGGACCCCGTGGTTCGCCGTTCTCGGTTCCAAATCCGGATTCGACGCCGTCGGCGACTGCTACGCCGACCTGGCCGGCGACATCTTCGCCGTCGAGACCGGGCTCTCCAGCGACCCGGAGATGAACTGGACGGTGTCGTCGCTCGACGCCTACACCCAGGTCAGCAATTCCGACGCGCACTCGCCGCCGATGCTCGCCCGCGAGGCCACCCGCTTCGACACCGACCTCGACTACTACGCCGTACGCCGCGCCCTGGAGACCGGCGACGGATTCCGCGGCACCGTCGAGTTCTTCCCCGAGGAAGGCAAATACCACCTCGACGGCCACCGCAAATGCGGCGTGCGTCTGGAGCCCGACGCCACCCGCGAGCACGGCGGTCGCTGCCCGGCCTGCGGCAAGCCGCTGACGGTGGGGGTCTCCCACCGCGTCTTCGAACTCGCCGACCGGCCCGTCGGCCACCGCCCCGCCGGCGCCGCCGGATTCACGAGCCTGGTCCCGCTGCCCGAGATCGTCGGCGAGGTCGCCGGCGTGGGCCCCAAGAGCAAGCGCGTGCGTGGCGAAGTCGACCGCCTCGTGGGCGAACTGGGCTCCGAACTCGACATCCTGACCGCCGCACCCGCCGACGAGGTCGCCCGGGTCGGCGGCACGCTGCTGGGCGAGGCGGTCACCCGGCTTCGGGCGGGGGCCGTCGTGCGCGATGCCGGCTACGACGGCGAGTACGGCAGGATCCGCATGTTCGACCCCGGTGAACTGGCCACCGCCGGCTCCGCGCCCGCCCTGTTCGACGCCGGGGACCTGGCCGGACCGTCGCCGAAATCCCGCCCCGCCCCGACCGGCCCGGCCACCGGGACCGCGCCGGGGCACGGAGTCGCGGACCCGGACACGGGCGGGACCGCAGGCCGCGCAGCGGGCCCCGGGGACGAGGGCGGAGCCGACACTGCCGCCGCCGACGGCCACGACAGCCACGACAGCCACGACAGCCACGACGATATCGGGGACGCGGACGGCCGGGGCGGTTCCCATACGGCGCGCGCCGCCGTCCCGGTTCCCGCCGGAACGGCCGCCGGATCCTCCGGAATCGCCGGATCGGCGGTGGCTGCGGGGAGCGGTCCCGGCCCCGCAGCGGCCGGATCCGGAACCGGGGCGGCGGCCGCAGCACCGGCACGCACCCGGTCTCCCGCGACGCAGGACGCCGGCGCCCCCGCGCTGTTCCCCGACGGCGCCTGTACCGCCGCTGTCCCGGCACGCAGCGTCCTCGACGGGCTGGATCCCCAGCAGCGGGCCGCGGCCGAGGCGCCCGGCGGGCCGCTGCTGATCGTCGCCGGTCCGGGCACCGGCAAGACCCGCACGCTGACCCGGCGCATCGCCCACCTGGTGGCCGAACGGGGCGAATCCGCCGAGGGGTTCCTGGCGATCACCTTCACGCGCCGGGCCGCCGATGAGCTGTCCGAGCGGCTGGACGACCTGCTGGGCGAGCGGGCCCGCGACCTCACCGTCGCCACGTTCCACCGGCTGGGCCTGCTCATACTGCGCGAACAGCACGAGCGCGCCGGCCTTTCGGCCGATTTCGGCATCGCCGACACCGCCCGGCGGCTGGAGATCGCCGCCGGGGTCGCCGGCTCCGAGAAGGAGGGGCGGCGGCTGCTGGAGCGGCGCGACACCGGCGATGCGGCCGAGCGGGACGCCGCCTACGAGCAGCGGCTTCGGGAGCTCGACATGGTCGACTTCACCGATCTCCTCGCGCTGCCGGTGCGCCTGCTCGGCGCAGACGCCGACCTGGCCGCGCACTACCGGCGGCGCTGGCCCCGGATCAGCGTCGACGAGTACCAGGACGTCGACGACCGGCAGTACACACTGCTGCGGCTGCTCACCGCGCCCGGGGGCGACCTCACCGCCATCGGCGACCCGGACCAGGCCATCTACGGTTTCCGCGGCGCCGACGTGGGCTTCTTCCTGCGCTTCACCGCCGACTTCCCCGGCGCGGCAACGGTGCGGCTGGGCCGCAACTACCGCTCCAACAGCGCGATCGTCGACGCTGCGGTGCAGGCCATCGCCCCCGCCTCGCTGCTTCCGGGGCGGGAGTTGCGGGCGGTGGGCGACTTCAGCGACCCGCCGCGCATCGGGGTGCACACGGCCGCCGACGAGAAGGCCGAGGCCTCGTTCGTCGCCCGCTCGATCGACCGGCTGCTGGGCGGGACCTCCTGGCACTCGCTGGACAGCGGCCGGGTGACCGGCGACGGCGACGGCGGCCTGTCCTTCAGCGACTTCTGCGTGCTCTACCGCACCGACGCCCAGAGCGAGGCGGTCATGCGCGCTCTCGACACCGCTGGCGTGCCTTACCAGAAGCGCTCGCACGACCGGCTGCTGTCCCGGCCGGGCGTGCGGATGGTCGCCGACGAGCTGTCCCGCCACGCCACGGGCACACCGGTCGAGCGGGTCCGTTCGGCGGTGGCGCTGCTGTGCGAGCGCCACTCCGGTGACGATGAGCTGTGCGCGCACCTGCGCACGGCCGGAGAGCTGGTGCGGCCGCTGGCCGCCGAGTGCGGCGACGACCCGTCCGAGCTCCTGTCGGCGCTGGCGATGGGCGCCGAGGTCGATGCGCTCGACCCGCGCGCCGACCGGGTGGCGCTGCTGACGCTGCACGCCGCCAAAGGGCTGGAGTTTCCGGTGGTGTTCCTGGTGGGCTGCGACGACGGGCTGCTGCCGTTCCGGTTTCCGGGCGAGGGGCGCGGCCCTGAGGGCTCCGGCGAGGCGGAAGAGCGGCGGCTGTTCTTCGTCGGGATCACCCGCGCCCAGCAGCGGCTCTACCTTTCGCGGGCGCGGCGGCGCACGCGGCGCGGCACGGCTGCGGACACCGCGCCGTCGCCGTTTTTGAAAGCCGTCGACACCGCTCTGACGATGCCCGTGGACGAGGAGTCGGCCGTGCGCAAACGCCCGCGCGACCGGCAGATGCGACTGCTGTGAGGCGGGGTCCGCGGCCGGGGACGCGGGACCCGCGGCGGCTCAACGGGAGCGCGGAATGCCGGGTTCGTTGAGGTGGACCAGCATCCGGGTGTTGCCCAGGGTGTTGGGTTTGACCCGTTCCAGATCCAGGAATTCGGCCACGCCCTCGTCGTAGGAGCGCAGCAGCTCCTCGTAGACGCGCGGCGACACGGGCGCGCCCTGGATCGCCTCGAAGCCGTGCCGGGCGAAGAAGGAGGTCTCGAAAGTCAGGCAGAAGACGCGGCGTATGCCCAGTTCGCGGGCGCGGTCGAGCAGTGCGGCGACGATGCTGTGGCCGACGCCGCGGCCCTGGGCGACGGGGTCGACGACGACGGTGCGGACCTCGGCGAGGTCCTCCCACAGCACGTGCAGCGCACCGCAGCCGACGATGGAACGTTCTCCGTCCTCGGCGAGCTCGGCGACGCAGAACTCTTGGACGTCCTCGTAGAGGTTGACGGTGCTCTTGGTGAGCACGCGGCGCTCGCCGCTGGAGGAGTCGACGAGACGGCGGATGTGCGCGACGTCGCGGGTGCGGGCGCGGCGGACGGTTACCTGGGGTGCGGACATGACCGCCTCAGACTACTGGTCCGCGGCGACGCGGACGACGAAGCGCGGCCCACCGCCCCGACCGCGAGGGGCGGGAGGGCGGCGTGCCGCTTCATCGGTTCGTCCATCGGTTCGGCGAGGGGTGTTCAACCGGATGGTGCGGTCGGATTCCTTGTTCGCTTGCTAGATCAGCTGCTTGCGCGCCGCCCAGACGACGGCCTCGATGGGCGTGTTGACCCCCAGCTCGTCGCAGATGGCGCGGAGACGGCGGCGCAGGGTGCGCGCGCTCAGCTCCAGCCGCCGCGCGGCGACGTCGGTCGTCACGCCCGTGGCGATCTCGGCGAGCAACTGAAGTTCGTCGTCGGTCAAGTTGACCGGAAAGTTCTTCCCCCCGTCGGAGACCGAAACCGGGGCCGGCACGATCCCCTCACGCATCAGCGGGGTACCGGGGTCTTTCTCGGTACGACGTACGAGTGTGGCCTGTTCCACTCCGTCCTCCCTCATCCGTGGTGAGTGCGGAACATCAACTCGTCGCCGCAGAGACCTCCGGACGGTCGGAGGCGCACACCTCTGGCGCGCGGACGCCGACGTTCCCCGGCACCGCCTCCCGGCTCCGGCGCGGCGCGCCCTTCTGGCACAAGGGCACGCGCCCCGGCGAGCTGGGAGTGCACGGCCCGGTCGGTGCGGTCTGGGACGGACAGACCGCACGTGGGCGCACACGGCCAAGGACGGTCCGAACCCGGTCGAGCCGAGCCCAGCCGTCCTCACTCACCGTCATGTCGATCCACTACGGCAAACCAGCGGAGCACAGCTCCGCTCGGATTGAAACGCTAGGCCGATGCGAACGGCCCGTCAAGGTCGATTCAACTACGCACCGTGCCCACCCGATGATCGCTGGTCACCGGGACACCCTCTGAGGAAACCTCATGAACAAGATCTGACCTGCGAAAAGAACCTTCATTCCGGTGCTTTCGCCGATCCCGGCCGAACATGAGGACCCCTCACGTACCACTCTTCGGCACATGCATCCTGACCTGGGGTTTCACGGATCAGCCGAACATCACGATCCGGCAACGGGATTGCGGCGAAAGGCGCCCGATCGGGCGCCCGGCCGGCGCCCGGCCGCCGGCCGGGCGCCGCAGCGCTCACTCCGGTTTCACCAGCGGGAAGAGCACCGTCTCGCGGATGTTGCGGCCCGTGAGCGCCATCAGCAGCCGGTCGACGCCCACACCGACACCCCCCGTCGGGGGCATGCCGTACTCCAGCGCCCGCAGGAAGTCCTCGTCGAGCTGCATCGCCTCGGGGTCGCCGCCGGCGGCCATCAGCGACTGCTCGGTCAACCGGCGCCGCTGCTCGACGGGGTCGACCAGCTCCGAGTACCCGGTGCCCAGCTCCATGCCGAACCCGATCAGGTCCCACTTCTCGGTGAGCAGCGGGTCGTCGCGGTGCCGGCGGGTCAGCGGGCTGGTCTCCAGGGGGAAGTCGCGTACGAACGTGGGCTGCTGCAGGGTGTGCTCGACCAGCTCCTCGAAGAGGTGCTCGGTCAGCTTGCCCTGCCCCCAGTCCGGACTCCACTCGACCCCGCGGGCGTCGGCGAGCTTGCGCACCGATTCCAGCGGCGTGCGCGGCGTGACCTCCTCGCCGACCGCCGCGGAAACCGCGTCGTACAGGCGCACGGACGGCCACGCGCCGCCGAGGTCGTACTCGGCGCCGTCGCGTTCGACCACCGTGCTGCCGAACGCGGCCCGCACCGCCTCACGCAGCAGGCCGGCGGTGAGGTCGGCCATCACGTCGTAGTCGGCGTAGGCCTGGTAGAACTCCAGCATCGTGAACTCGGGGTTGTGCGTGGCGTCCGCGCCCTCGTTGCGGAAGTTCCGATTGACCTCGAAAACCTTCTCCATACCGCCCACGACCAGCCGCTTGAGGTACAGCTCCGGCGCGATCCGCAGGTACAGGTCGAGGTCGTAGGCGTTGATGTGGGTGGTGAAGGGGCGCGCGGTCGCACCGCCGTGCACGGGTTGCAGCATCGGGGTCTCGACCTCGGTGTAACCGCGCTCGTGCAGCCCGTCGCGCAGTGCGCGGACGGCCGCGGCGCGGCTCTGCACCATGCCCCGGGCGTCGGGATTGACGATCAGGTCGACGTAGCGCCGGCGGACCCGCGCCTCGGGGTC contains:
- a CDS encoding histone-like nucleoid-structuring protein Lsr2; protein product: MAQKVQVLLVDDLDGGEAEETVSFGVDGSSYEIDLSGDNATKLREALAPYVEAARKAPSKTTGRGGKRQQRNAPSRERSAEIRAWAKAAGKQVNERGRIPAAIVAEFEAAQR
- a CDS encoding UvrD-helicase domain-containing protein — encoded protein: MEFHADLHIHSKYSRACSKDCDLEHLAWWAARKGIAVVGTGDFTHPAWREQLRTKLVPAEPGLFRLSPDIEAEVLRTLPPACRNAVRFMLSVEISTIYKRGERTRKVHHLLYAPTMEAAEAITADLARIGNLASDGRPILGLDSRDLLEITLASDPASYLVPAHVWTPWFAVLGSKSGFDAVGDCYADLAGDIFAVETGLSSDPEMNWTVSSLDAYTQVSNSDAHSPPMLAREATRFDTDLDYYAVRRALETGDGFRGTVEFFPEEGKYHLDGHRKCGVRLEPDATREHGGRCPACGKPLTVGVSHRVFELADRPVGHRPAGAAGFTSLVPLPEIVGEVAGVGPKSKRVRGEVDRLVGELGSELDILTAAPADEVARVGGTLLGEAVTRLRAGAVVRDAGYDGEYGRIRMFDPGELATAGSAPALFDAGDLAGPSPKSRPAPTGPATGTAPGHGVADPDTGGTAGRAAGPGDEGGADTAAADGHDSHDSHDSHDDIGDADGRGGSHTARAAVPVPAGTAAGSSGIAGSAVAAGSGPGPAAAGSGTGAAAAAPARTRSPATQDAGAPALFPDGACTAAVPARSVLDGLDPQQRAAAEAPGGPLLIVAGPGTGKTRTLTRRIAHLVAERGESAEGFLAITFTRRAADELSERLDDLLGERARDLTVATFHRLGLLILREQHERAGLSADFGIADTARRLEIAAGVAGSEKEGRRLLERRDTGDAAERDAAYEQRLRELDMVDFTDLLALPVRLLGADADLAAHYRRRWPRISVDEYQDVDDRQYTLLRLLTAPGGDLTAIGDPDQAIYGFRGADVGFFLRFTADFPGAATVRLGRNYRSNSAIVDAAVQAIAPASLLPGRELRAVGDFSDPPRIGVHTAADEKAEASFVARSIDRLLGGTSWHSLDSGRVTGDGDGGLSFSDFCVLYRTDAQSEAVMRALDTAGVPYQKRSHDRLLSRPGVRMVADELSRHATGTPVERVRSAVALLCERHSGDDELCAHLRTAGELVRPLAAECGDDPSELLSALAMGAEVDALDPRADRVALLTLHAAKGLEFPVVFLVGCDDGLLPFRFPGEGRGPEGSGEAEERRLFFVGITRAQQRLYLSRARRRTRRGTAADTAPSPFLKAVDTALTMPVDEESAVRKRPRDRQMRLL
- a CDS encoding amino-acid N-acetyltransferase, with product MSAPQVTVRRARTRDVAHIRRLVDSSSGERRVLTKSTVNLYEDVQEFCVAELAEDGERSIVGCGALHVLWEDLAEVRTVVVDPVAQGRGVGHSIVAALLDRARELGIRRVFCLTFETSFFARHGFEAIQGAPVSPRVYEELLRSYDEGVAEFLDLERVKPNTLGNTRMLVHLNEPGIPRSR
- a CDS encoding LuxR C-terminal-related transcriptional regulator, giving the protein MREGIVPAPVSVSDGGKNFPVNLTDDELQLLAEIATGVTTDVAARRLELSARTLRRRLRAICDELGVNTPIEAVVWAARKQLI
- the lysX gene encoding bifunctional lysylphosphatidylglycerol synthetase/lysine--tRNA ligase LysX; the protein is MSEGLDEAYDDLPEQMRVRREKLDRLRAEGVDPYPLGFPRTTTVAAIREKHGDLAADSGTGERVGVAGRVMLYRTGGKLCFATLRDSTGDLQVMLSLDRLGDDALAAWKGDVDLGDHVGVEGEVITSRRGELSVMVESWSLTAKCLRPLPEKHKGLTDPEARVRRRYVDLIVNPDARGMVQSRAAAVRALRDGLHERGYTEVETPMLQPVHGGATARPFTTHINAYDLDLYLRIAPELYLKRLVVGGMEKVFEVNRNFRNEGADATHNPEFTMLEFYQAYADYDVMADLTAGLLREAVRAAFGSTVVERDGAEYDLGGAWPSVRLYDAVSAAVGEEVTPRTPLESVRKLADARGVEWSPDWGQGKLTEHLFEELVEHTLQQPTFVRDFPLETSPLTRRHRDDPLLTEKWDLIGFGMELGTGYSELVDPVEQRRRLTEQSLMAAGGDPEAMQLDEDFLRALEYGMPPTGGVGVGVDRLLMALTGRNIRETVLFPLVKPE